In the genome of Primulina eburnea isolate SZY01 unplaced genomic scaffold, ASM2296580v1 ctg291_ERROPOS245047, whole genome shotgun sequence, one region contains:
- the LOC140820919 gene encoding cyanidin 3-O-galactoside 2''-O-xylosyltransferase FGGT1-like — protein sequence MGENSLRLVMYPWFAMGHLTSFLHISNKFAERGHKIFFILPEKTQSRLEKFNLYPDSISFIPVTVPHVEGLPHGTETSSEVPFPLYSLLRHAMDLTESTIESLLQELKPHFVFFDFTHWLPDLTRRLGMKSVHYCTISPLAVAYLFRDESTVEALMDPPLGFPTTGIKIYTHEARVVSTINNMKEFSSGMTYVQRMIKSVEECDAIGFKSCSEMEGTYCDFLEKKFKKPVFLAGPVLPKPPSSALDEKWAKWLDQFKPKTAIFCALGSEARLKMDQFQELILGIELSGYPFFAALKPPIGADTIQEALPEGFQERTEKIGAVHGGWVQQQMILAHPSVGCFVTHCGSGSLSEAMVSECQLVLIPQMGDQIMNARFMAADLRVGVEVEKGDDSGLFTKDGVAKAIRLAMDNDSEIGNEIRANHAKWRDFLLGEEGLENSYMDQFVEKLRGLLE from the coding sequence ATGGGTGAAAACAGCTTAAGACTTGTCATGTATCCATGGTTCGCAATGGGGCATCTCACCTCATTCCTTCacatctcaaacaaatttgcaGAGAGAGGCCACAAAATTTTCTTCATCCTGCCAGAGAAAACACAGTCCAGATTAGAAAAATTCAATCTTTACCCGGATTCCATAAGTTTCATACCTGTAACCGTGCCTCACGTTGAAGGCCTGCCCCATGGGACTGAAACCAGCTCAGAAGTCCCTTTTCCTCTGTATTCACTCCTTCGTCATGCCATGGATCTTACAGAATCAACCATTGAATCTCTTCTCCAGGAACTCAAGCCCCATTTCGTGTTCTTCGATTTTACCCATTGGTTGCCGGATTTAACCCGCAGGTTAGGGATGAAATCCGTCCACTATTGCACCATTAGCCCTCTGGCTGTTGCATATCTGTTTCGAGATGAATCTACGGTAGAAGCTTTGATGGATCCTCCGCTTGGTTTTCCTACAACAGGGATCAAGATTTACACACACGAAGCTCGTGTTGTGAGTACCATCAATAACATGAAAGAATTTTCCAGCGGGATGACGTATGTTCAACGTATGATCAAGTCAGTTGAAGAGTGCGACGCCATTGGATTCAAATCCTGCAGCGAAATGGAAGGTACGTATTgtgattttcttgaaaaaaaattcaagaaaccTGTTTTTCTAGCCGGCCCGGTTTTGCCGAAGCCACCATCTTCCGCTCTAGACGAAAAATGGGCAAAATGGTTGGACCAATTCAAGCCAAAAACAGCGATCTTCTGTGCACTTGGGAGCGAAGCAAGATTGAAAATGGATCAATTTCAAGAACTGATATTGGGGATCGAGCTCTCAGGATATCCATTTTTTGCTGCACTAAAACCACCCATTGGGGCAGATACAATACAAGAGGCTTTACCAGAAGGCTTCCAAGAAAGAACAGAGAAAATAGGGGCCGTTCATGGAGGTTGGGTGCAGCAACAAATGATTCTAGCACACCCTTCTGTTGGATGCTTCGTTACGCATTGCGGGTCGGGTTCTTTATCTGAAGCCATGGTCAGCGAGTGCCAACTGGTGCTGATCCCGCAGATGGGAGACCAAATCATGAATGCCAGATTTATGGCTGCGGATTTAAGAGTTGGTGTGGAGGTTGAGAAAGGAGATGATAGTGGTTTGTTCACGAAAGATGGTGTGGCGAAGGCTATAAGATTGGCGATGGATAATGACAGTGAAATTGGAAATGAAATACGAGCCAACCATGCAAAATGGAGGGATTTCTTGTTGGGGGAAGAGGGGCTTGAAAATTCTTACATGGACCAATTTGTTGAGAAGTTGAGAGGTCTTTTGGAATAA